The Acipenser ruthenus chromosome 27, fAciRut3.2 maternal haplotype, whole genome shotgun sequence genome includes a window with the following:
- the LOC117432378 gene encoding harmonin-like isoform X3: MERKVAREFRHKVELLIDNEAEKDYLYDVLRMYHQSMVLPVLVGDLKLVINEPSRLPIFDAIRPLIPLKHQVEYDQLTPKRSRRLKEVRLDRTHPEGLGLSVRGGLEFNCGLFISQIVKDGQASNVGLQVGDEIIRINGYSISSCIHEEVINLIRTKKTVSLKVRHVGMIPVKSSPGDPLKWQFVDQYVSESGDRKNSIAGLASIGGKEIKEKKVFLSLAGTKGLGCSISSGPNQKPGIFISNVKPGSLSAEVGLQVGDQIVEVNGIEFSNLDHKEAVKVLKSSRSLTITVLTGAGKELFMTDEERMAEESRRELDRQELMHQKKMAVETNKLLKEQQEKERTRKMEIAQKTAEEEDRYRKEMEMIQAAEQKHNRDWEEDWGPREQAARKSPSPVPDDMIPPPPKHKSSDDEQTGLHHEYAEDEEEHGGESDSEKEKQGFQKYVEDFDPYSMFTPDQIARRDVRLLRIKKAGPLDLALEGGIDSPLGKIVVSAIYDGGSADKHGGVVRGDEVLAVDGEILTEATLQEAQSILTRAWNSGGDWIDLAIAVSPPKEYEDEVTFF; this comes from the exons GTCCATGGTTCTCCCTGTCCTGGTGGGGGACCTGAAGCTGGTGATTAATGAACCAAGTCGTTTACCTATTTTTGATGCCATTCGACCGCTCATCCCCCTCAAACACCAGGTGGAATATGATCAGCTCACCCCCAAGCGATCAAG GAGGTTGAAGGAAGTGCGTCTGGACAGAACTCACCCCGAGGGGCTGGGGCTGAGTGTGCGCGGAGGACTGGAGTTTAACTGCGGCCTTTTCATTTCTCAGATAGTAAAGGATGGGCAAGCGAGCAACGTAGGCCTACAG GTTGGGGATGAGATCATTCGGATTAATGGCTACTCTATTTCTTCATGTATTCACGAGGAAGTGATAAACCTGATTCGAACGAAGAAGACTGTGTCCCTGAAAGTGAGAC ATGTTGGCATGATACCTGTCAAAAG ctcTCCTGGTGACCCCCTGAAATGGCAGTTTGTTGACCAGTATGTATCTGAAAGTGGG GACCGTAAAAACAGCATTGCTGGATTAGCATCAATTGGAGGGAAAGAAATCAAAGAGAAGAAGGTGTTTCTCAGTCTGGCTGGCACAAAGGGCTTGGGATGCAG CATTTCAAGTGGACCAAACCAGAAGCCCGGTATTTTCATCAGCAATGTGAAACCAGGGTCTCTTTCTGCAGAGGTTGGTTTACAG GTTGGGGACCAGATCGTTGAAGTGAACGGAATAGAATTTTCAAACTTGGATCACAAAGAG GCTGTAAAAGTCCTAAAGAGTAGTAGAAGTCTGACGATCACGGTTCTTACAGGAGCG GGGAAGGAGCTGTTCATGACCGACGAGGAGCGGATGGCTGAGGAGAGTCGGAGGGAACTGGATCGTCAGGAGTTGATGCATCAGAAAAAAATGGCTGTGGAGACAAACAAGCTTTTGAAGGAGCAACAGGAAAAAGAAAGAAC AAGGAAGATGGAGATTGCGCAGAAGACGGCAGAGGAAGAGGATCGATACCGCAAGGAAATGGAAAT GATCCAAGCTGCAGAGCAGAAACATAACAGGGATTGGGAGGAAGACTGGGGCCCCAGGGAACAGGCAGCTAGGAAGAGCCCGAGCCCTGTGCCTGATGACATGATTCCACCTCCACCCAAGCACAAAAGCTCTG ACGATGAGCAGACAGGCTTGCATCACGAGTATGctgaggatgaggaggagcaTGGAGGAGAGAGTGACAGTGAAAAAGAGAAGCAG GGCTTTCAAAAATATGTCGAAGACTTTGACCCATACTCTATG TTTACTCCAGATCAGATTGCTAGAAGGGATGTTCGACTACTGAGAATTAAAAAG GCGGGTCCACTTGATCTTGCATTAGAGGGTGGCATTGATTCACCCCTTGGAAAAATAGTGGTTTCTGCTATTTATGATGGAGGTTCTGCTGACAAGCATG GTGGAGTGGTAAGAGGAGATGAGGTTCTGGCAGTGGATGGGGAGATATTGACTGAAGCTACCTTACAGGAGGCCCAGTCTATCTTGACAAGGGCCTGGAACAGTGGTGGG GACTGGATTGATCTGGCAATTGCCGTTTCCCCACCGAAGGAGTATGAAGATGAAGT
- the LOC117432378 gene encoding harmonin-like isoform X1: MERKVAREFRHKVELLIDNEAEKDYLYDVLRMYHQSMVLPVLVGDLKLVINEPSRLPIFDAIRPLIPLKHQVEYDQLTPKRSRRLKEVRLDRTHPEGLGLSVRGGLEFNCGLFISQIVKDGQASNVGLQVGDEIIRINGYSISSCIHEEVINLIRTKKTVSLKVRHVGMIPVKSSPGDPLKWQFVDQYVSESGDRKNSIAGLASIGGKEIKEKKVFLSLAGTKGLGCSISSGPNQKPGIFISNVKPGSLSAEVGLQVGDQIVEVNGIEFSNLDHKEAVKVLKSSRSLTITVLTGAGKELFMTDEERMAEESRRELDRQELMHQKKMAVETNKLLKEQQEKERTRKMEIAQKTAEEEDRYRKEMEMIQAAEQKHNRDWEEDWGPREQAARKSPSPVPDDMIPPPPKHKSSDDEQTGLHHEYAEDEEEHGGESDSEKEKQGFQKYVEDFDPYSMFTPDQIARRDVRLLRIKKAGPLDLALEGGIDSPLGKIVVSAIYDGGSADKHGGVVRGDEVLAVDGEILTEATLQEAQSILTRAWNSGGDWIDLAIAVSPPKEYEDEVPKAASVSPSANRKVFDGSASVYRQGYLLQL; the protein is encoded by the exons GTCCATGGTTCTCCCTGTCCTGGTGGGGGACCTGAAGCTGGTGATTAATGAACCAAGTCGTTTACCTATTTTTGATGCCATTCGACCGCTCATCCCCCTCAAACACCAGGTGGAATATGATCAGCTCACCCCCAAGCGATCAAG GAGGTTGAAGGAAGTGCGTCTGGACAGAACTCACCCCGAGGGGCTGGGGCTGAGTGTGCGCGGAGGACTGGAGTTTAACTGCGGCCTTTTCATTTCTCAGATAGTAAAGGATGGGCAAGCGAGCAACGTAGGCCTACAG GTTGGGGATGAGATCATTCGGATTAATGGCTACTCTATTTCTTCATGTATTCACGAGGAAGTGATAAACCTGATTCGAACGAAGAAGACTGTGTCCCTGAAAGTGAGAC ATGTTGGCATGATACCTGTCAAAAG ctcTCCTGGTGACCCCCTGAAATGGCAGTTTGTTGACCAGTATGTATCTGAAAGTGGG GACCGTAAAAACAGCATTGCTGGATTAGCATCAATTGGAGGGAAAGAAATCAAAGAGAAGAAGGTGTTTCTCAGTCTGGCTGGCACAAAGGGCTTGGGATGCAG CATTTCAAGTGGACCAAACCAGAAGCCCGGTATTTTCATCAGCAATGTGAAACCAGGGTCTCTTTCTGCAGAGGTTGGTTTACAG GTTGGGGACCAGATCGTTGAAGTGAACGGAATAGAATTTTCAAACTTGGATCACAAAGAG GCTGTAAAAGTCCTAAAGAGTAGTAGAAGTCTGACGATCACGGTTCTTACAGGAGCG GGGAAGGAGCTGTTCATGACCGACGAGGAGCGGATGGCTGAGGAGAGTCGGAGGGAACTGGATCGTCAGGAGTTGATGCATCAGAAAAAAATGGCTGTGGAGACAAACAAGCTTTTGAAGGAGCAACAGGAAAAAGAAAGAAC AAGGAAGATGGAGATTGCGCAGAAGACGGCAGAGGAAGAGGATCGATACCGCAAGGAAATGGAAAT GATCCAAGCTGCAGAGCAGAAACATAACAGGGATTGGGAGGAAGACTGGGGCCCCAGGGAACAGGCAGCTAGGAAGAGCCCGAGCCCTGTGCCTGATGACATGATTCCACCTCCACCCAAGCACAAAAGCTCTG ACGATGAGCAGACAGGCTTGCATCACGAGTATGctgaggatgaggaggagcaTGGAGGAGAGAGTGACAGTGAAAAAGAGAAGCAG GGCTTTCAAAAATATGTCGAAGACTTTGACCCATACTCTATG TTTACTCCAGATCAGATTGCTAGAAGGGATGTTCGACTACTGAGAATTAAAAAG GCGGGTCCACTTGATCTTGCATTAGAGGGTGGCATTGATTCACCCCTTGGAAAAATAGTGGTTTCTGCTATTTATGATGGAGGTTCTGCTGACAAGCATG GTGGAGTGGTAAGAGGAGATGAGGTTCTGGCAGTGGATGGGGAGATATTGACTGAAGCTACCTTACAGGAGGCCCAGTCTATCTTGACAAGGGCCTGGAACAGTGGTGGG GACTGGATTGATCTGGCAATTGCCGTTTCCCCACCGAAGGAGTATGAAGATGAAGT CCCCAAAGCAGCATCAGTCAGCCCCTCAGCAAACAGAAAGGTTTTCGACGGCAGTGCCTCTGTGTACAGACAAGGGTACCTGCTCCAGCTGTAG
- the LOC117432378 gene encoding harmonin-like isoform X2, giving the protein MERKVAREFRHKVELLIDNEAEKDYLYDVLRMYHQSMVLPVLVGDLKLVINEPSRLPIFDAIRPLIPLKHQVEYDQLTPKRSRRLKEVRLDRTHPEGLGLSVRGGLEFNCGLFISQIVKDGQASNVGLQVGDEIIRINGYSISSCIHEEVINLIRTKKTVSLKVRHVGMIPVKSSPGDPLKWQFVDQYVSESGDRKNSIAGLASIGGKEIKEKKVFLSLAGTKGLGCSISSGPNQKPGIFISNVKPGSLSAEVGLQVGDQIVEVNGIEFSNLDHKEAVKVLKSSRSLTITVLTGAGKELFMTDEERMAEESRRELDRQELMHQKKMAVETNKLLKEQQEKERTRKMEIAQKTAEEEDRYRKEMEMIQAAEQKHNRDWEEDWGPREQAARKSPSPVPDDMIPPPPKHKSSDDEQTGLHHEYAEDEEEHGGESDSEKEKQFTPDQIARRDVRLLRIKKAGPLDLALEGGIDSPLGKIVVSAIYDGGSADKHGGVVRGDEVLAVDGEILTEATLQEAQSILTRAWNSGGDWIDLAIAVSPPKEYEDEVPKAASVSPSANRKVFDGSASVYRQGYLLQL; this is encoded by the exons GTCCATGGTTCTCCCTGTCCTGGTGGGGGACCTGAAGCTGGTGATTAATGAACCAAGTCGTTTACCTATTTTTGATGCCATTCGACCGCTCATCCCCCTCAAACACCAGGTGGAATATGATCAGCTCACCCCCAAGCGATCAAG GAGGTTGAAGGAAGTGCGTCTGGACAGAACTCACCCCGAGGGGCTGGGGCTGAGTGTGCGCGGAGGACTGGAGTTTAACTGCGGCCTTTTCATTTCTCAGATAGTAAAGGATGGGCAAGCGAGCAACGTAGGCCTACAG GTTGGGGATGAGATCATTCGGATTAATGGCTACTCTATTTCTTCATGTATTCACGAGGAAGTGATAAACCTGATTCGAACGAAGAAGACTGTGTCCCTGAAAGTGAGAC ATGTTGGCATGATACCTGTCAAAAG ctcTCCTGGTGACCCCCTGAAATGGCAGTTTGTTGACCAGTATGTATCTGAAAGTGGG GACCGTAAAAACAGCATTGCTGGATTAGCATCAATTGGAGGGAAAGAAATCAAAGAGAAGAAGGTGTTTCTCAGTCTGGCTGGCACAAAGGGCTTGGGATGCAG CATTTCAAGTGGACCAAACCAGAAGCCCGGTATTTTCATCAGCAATGTGAAACCAGGGTCTCTTTCTGCAGAGGTTGGTTTACAG GTTGGGGACCAGATCGTTGAAGTGAACGGAATAGAATTTTCAAACTTGGATCACAAAGAG GCTGTAAAAGTCCTAAAGAGTAGTAGAAGTCTGACGATCACGGTTCTTACAGGAGCG GGGAAGGAGCTGTTCATGACCGACGAGGAGCGGATGGCTGAGGAGAGTCGGAGGGAACTGGATCGTCAGGAGTTGATGCATCAGAAAAAAATGGCTGTGGAGACAAACAAGCTTTTGAAGGAGCAACAGGAAAAAGAAAGAAC AAGGAAGATGGAGATTGCGCAGAAGACGGCAGAGGAAGAGGATCGATACCGCAAGGAAATGGAAAT GATCCAAGCTGCAGAGCAGAAACATAACAGGGATTGGGAGGAAGACTGGGGCCCCAGGGAACAGGCAGCTAGGAAGAGCCCGAGCCCTGTGCCTGATGACATGATTCCACCTCCACCCAAGCACAAAAGCTCTG ACGATGAGCAGACAGGCTTGCATCACGAGTATGctgaggatgaggaggagcaTGGAGGAGAGAGTGACAGTGAAAAAGAGAAGCAG TTTACTCCAGATCAGATTGCTAGAAGGGATGTTCGACTACTGAGAATTAAAAAG GCGGGTCCACTTGATCTTGCATTAGAGGGTGGCATTGATTCACCCCTTGGAAAAATAGTGGTTTCTGCTATTTATGATGGAGGTTCTGCTGACAAGCATG GTGGAGTGGTAAGAGGAGATGAGGTTCTGGCAGTGGATGGGGAGATATTGACTGAAGCTACCTTACAGGAGGCCCAGTCTATCTTGACAAGGGCCTGGAACAGTGGTGGG GACTGGATTGATCTGGCAATTGCCGTTTCCCCACCGAAGGAGTATGAAGATGAAGT CCCCAAAGCAGCATCAGTCAGCCCCTCAGCAAACAGAAAGGTTTTCGACGGCAGTGCCTCTGTGTACAGACAAGGGTACCTGCTCCAGCTGTAG
- the LOC131701841 gene encoding harmonin-like isoform X1, translating to MSSRHRLQISNKLIIFFIFFTAVAFGWFYRYEGKLPTLRKKGKEKQKKKSSKTETQEQKKNKKELEFEQKLAKEKEEMFEREKQLKINRLVQEVSETEREDMEESEKVQHWVERLCQTRLEQISSAENESPEVILPCTL from the exons ATGAGTAGTAGACATCGTTTGCAAATTTCTAacaaacttattattttttttattttttttactgctgtagcTTTTGGCTGGTTTTATCGTTATGAAGGGAAATTGCCTACACTTCGAAAG aaaggaaaagaaaaacagaaaaagaagtCCTCTAAAACTGAGACACAGGAGCAAAAGAAGAACAAAAAGGAACTTGAGTTCGAACAGAAACTGGCCAAAGAAAAGGAAGAAATGTTCGAACGAGAAAAACAACTAAAAATTAATAGGCTTGTTCAAGAG GTGTCAGAGACCGAGCGAGAGGACATGGAGGAATCAGAAAAGGTTCAGCATTGGGTTGAAAGGCTGTGTCAGACTCGATTAGAGCAAATATCCTCTGCTGAGAACGAGTCCCCTGAGGTAATTTTGCCTTGTACTTTGTAA
- the LOC131701841 gene encoding harmonin-like isoform X2 — protein sequence MKKHAFSKAKGLILPECSAFQSCAWQCTFLNDPLTTSQKGKEKQKKKSSKTETQEQKKNKKELEFEQKLAKEKEEMFEREKQLKINRLVQEVSETEREDMEESEKVQHWVERLCQTRLEQISSAENESPEVILPCTL from the exons ATGAAGAAGCATGCCTTCAGTAAGGCTAAGGGTTTGATCCTCCCTGAGTGTAGTGCTTTCCAGTCCTGTGCCTGGCAGTGTACTTTTCTTAATGACCCCTTAACAACCTCacagaaaggaaaagaaaaacagaaaaagaagtCCTCTAAAACTGAGACACAGGAGCAAAAGAAGAACAAAAAGGAACTTGAGTTCGAACAGAAACTGGCCAAAGAAAAGGAAGAAATGTTCGAACGAGAAAAACAACTAAAAATTAATAGGCTTGTTCAAGAG GTGTCAGAGACCGAGCGAGAGGACATGGAGGAATCAGAAAAGGTTCAGCATTGGGTTGAAAGGCTGTGTCAGACTCGATTAGAGCAAATATCCTCTGCTGAGAACGAGTCCCCTGAGGTAATTTTGCCTTGTACTTTGTAA